Sequence from the Methanosarcina siciliae T4/M genome:
GAAATTGCCAGGGCCTGCAGAAACGTATCCGAAGAATCAGGTATCGAGATTGCAGTAGCTCCACAGCTTCCGGACATTTACAGGGTAGCTTCGGAAGTTGAACTTCCGATTTTTTCCCAGCATATGGATGGAGTAGGGGCAGGAAGCTTTACAGGCCACGTTTTCGGAAAATGCATAAAAGAAGCAGGAGCTGTCGGGACTCTGATCAACCACTCTGAAAGGCGTCTGACTCTTGCGGAAATTGAGGCTTCCTTAAAGGCGGCAAAAGAATTCGGACTAAAAGCGGTTATCTGCACCAATAACGTCCCTACAACTGCAGCAGCTGCAGCCCTTGAGCCAGACTATGTAGCAATCGAACCGCCTGAGCTCATAGGCAGCGGAATTCCCGTCTCAAAAGCCGACCCTGAAGTTGTCAGCGGTTCTGTCGAAGCCGTTGCAAAGATCAATTCCGGAGTAAAAGTGCTTTGCGGTGCCGGAATTTCAAAAGGCGAAGACCTCAGGGCAGCTCTTGACCTTGGCTCGCAGGGTGTGCTCCTTGCTTCCGGAATCGTGAAAGCTTCAGACCCTAAGGCTGCACTTGAAGACCTTATTCGCCTGGTTTAAGTTTTATTTTCCTGAATTTCAGGTCGAATATTCGAATTTGTTTTCAGGTACTTGATGGGAGGTTCTGCCCTTTCCCATCTCCAATTTCAATTAAGAAGAATCAGGTTTTTTACGGGGCTTATGAACAGGATCTCAGCTTGATTTCTAAATCTGGAGTTAAATTTCAGGCACGATCATCCTTTTTCCTTTATGTTCCAGAACCTCGACGTCTATGCCGTACGCTTCTTTTATTTTTTCCGGGGTCATTACCTTTTCCGGAGCTCCTGAACTGACTATGTTTTCCTCAGGAAATGCCGGAATGTCC
This genomic interval carries:
- the tpiA gene encoding triose-phosphate isomerase encodes the protein MGSPFILLNYKTYNQGTGQGAVEIARACRNVSEESGIEIAVAPQLPDIYRVASEVELPIFSQHMDGVGAGSFTGHVFGKCIKEAGAVGTLINHSERRLTLAEIEASLKAAKEFGLKAVICTNNVPTTAAAAALEPDYVAIEPPELIGSGIPVSKADPEVVSGSVEAVAKINSGVKVLCGAGISKGEDLRAALDLGSQGVLLASGIVKASDPKAALEDLIRLV